One genomic segment of Macaca fascicularis isolate 582-1 chromosome 19, T2T-MFA8v1.1 includes these proteins:
- the FBXO17 gene encoding F-box only protein 17 isoform X2: protein MGARLSRRRLPADPSLALDALPPELLVQVLSHVPPRALVTRCRPVCRAWRDIVDGPTVWLLQLARDRSAEGRALYAVAQRCLPSNEDKEEFPLCALARYCLRAPFRRNLIFNSCGEQGFRGWEVEHGGNGWAIEKNLTPVPGAPSQTCFVTSFEEEVSPYWPGWSRTPDLQ from the exons ATGGGCGCCCGGCTCTCGCGGCGACGGCTGCCGGCGGACCCGTCCCTGGCCCTGGACGCGCTGCCCCCGGAGCTGCTGGTGCAGGTTCTGAGCCACGTGCCTCCACGCGCCTTGGTCACGCGATGCCGTCCAGTGTGCCGCGCCTGGCGCGACATAGTGGACGGGCCCACCGTGTGGCTGCTGCAGCTGGCCCGCGACCGCAGCGCTGAGGGCCGCGCACTCTATGCAGTGGCCCAACGCTGCCTGCCCAGCAACGAAGACAAGGAGGAGTTTCCGCTGTGTGCCCTGGCGCGCTACTGTCTGCGCGCGCCCTTCCGCCGCAACCTCATCTTCAACTCCTGCGGAGAGC AGGGCTtcagaggctgggaggtggagcaCGGCGGGAACGGCTGGGCCATAGAAAAGAACCTAACACCGGTACCCGGAGCGCCTTCACAGACCTGCTTCGTGACCTCTTTCGA agaagaggtttcaccatattggccaggctggtctcgaactcctgacctccagtga